One genomic window of Indioceanicola profundi includes the following:
- a CDS encoding threonine ammonia-lyase: MTTAAATALPVTLDDIREARMAIAPHLVATPCIPSRTLSDICGAEIWVKFENLQFTASFKERGALNKLRKLTAEERARGVIAMSAGNHAQGVAYHAGRLGIPATIVMPEGTPFIKVELTEGHGARVVLMGNTLVEAAAEAERLAREEGLVFVHPYDDRDVIAGQGTVALEMLEAAPELDVLVVPIGGGGLISGIATAAKALKPGIQVVGVEVEAYPAMYQALRGLPIEVGGDTIAEGIAVKKVGALTTEIVRALVDEVVLVPDEEVERAVALFLNIEKTVAEGAGAAGLAAVLNHPHLFQGKKVGLVLCGGNIDSRLLAQVIMRQLVRESRLIAVRIVVPDRPGALGKITSLVGEAGGNIIEAMHQRLFTTATVKATDIDLTIECRSKKHAEKVVQTLREKGEFKVKVLAGGVE; the protein is encoded by the coding sequence ATGACCACCGCCGCCGCCACCGCACTCCCCGTGACACTGGACGATATCCGCGAGGCCCGAATGGCCATCGCGCCGCATCTGGTGGCGACCCCCTGCATCCCGTCGCGCACGCTGTCGGACATCTGCGGGGCGGAGATCTGGGTGAAGTTCGAGAACCTCCAGTTCACCGCCAGCTTCAAGGAGCGCGGGGCGCTGAACAAGCTGCGCAAGCTGACGGCGGAGGAGCGGGCGCGGGGCGTCATCGCCATGTCGGCGGGCAACCATGCCCAGGGCGTCGCCTACCATGCCGGCCGGCTCGGCATTCCCGCCACCATCGTGATGCCGGAGGGCACGCCCTTCATCAAGGTGGAGCTGACGGAGGGCCACGGCGCCCGCGTCGTGCTGATGGGCAACACGCTGGTGGAGGCCGCGGCCGAGGCGGAGCGGCTGGCGCGGGAGGAGGGGCTGGTCTTCGTCCACCCCTATGACGACCGCGACGTCATCGCCGGCCAGGGCACCGTGGCGCTGGAGATGCTGGAGGCGGCACCCGAGCTGGACGTGCTGGTGGTGCCCATCGGCGGCGGCGGCCTGATCTCCGGCATCGCCACCGCGGCCAAGGCGCTGAAGCCCGGCATCCAGGTGGTGGGGGTGGAGGTGGAGGCCTATCCGGCCATGTACCAGGCCCTGCGCGGCCTGCCCATCGAGGTGGGTGGCGACACCATCGCGGAGGGCATCGCCGTCAAGAAGGTGGGCGCGCTCACCACCGAGATCGTGCGCGCCCTGGTGGACGAGGTCGTGCTGGTCCCCGACGAGGAGGTGGAGCGGGCCGTGGCCCTGTTCCTCAACATCGAGAAGACGGTGGCGGAAGGGGCCGGGGCCGCCGGGCTGGCGGCGGTGCTGAACCACCCGCATCTGTTCCAGGGCAAGAAGGTCGGGCTGGTGCTCTGCGGCGGCAACATCGACAGCCGCCTGCTGGCCCAGGTGATCATGCGCCAGCTCGTCCGCGAAAGCCGGCTGATCGCCGTGCGCATCGTGGTGCCGGACCGCCCCGGCGCGCTGGGCAAGATCACCAGCCTGGTGGGCGAGGCCGGCGGCAACATCATCGAGGCCATGCACCAGCGCCTCTTCACCACCGCCACCGTCAAGGCCACCGACATCGACCTGACCATCGAGTGCCGGTCGAAGAAGCACGCCGAGAAGGTGGTTCAGACCCTGCGGGAGAAGGGCGAGTTCAAGGTCAAGGTGCTGGCCGGCGGGGTGGAGTAG
- a CDS encoding REP-associated tyrosine transposase, whose translation MPDHLHALWSLPPGDAAYSSRWQAIKSRFSRRCGLPPAEATAQTARGGRGIWQNRFWEHRIRDQEDWNRHLDYFHWNPVSHGHVAHPRDWPWSSFMKFVKAGIYPVDWIPDQPPRPWRGEP comes from the coding sequence ATGCCCGACCATCTGCATGCCCTGTGGTCCCTGCCGCCCGGCGATGCGGCCTATTCCAGCCGTTGGCAGGCCATCAAGAGCCGCTTCAGCCGCCGGTGCGGGCTTCCCCCTGCCGAGGCGACCGCGCAGACGGCGCGGGGTGGGCGAGGCATCTGGCAGAACCGGTTCTGGGAACACCGCATCCGCGACCAGGAGGATTGGAACCGCCACCTGGACTATTTCCACTGGAATCCCGTCAGCCATGGCCATGTCGCCCACCCGCGGGATTGGCCCTGGTCCAGCTTCATGAAATTCGTGAAGGCCGGGATTTATCCGGTGGATTGGATTCCGGACCAGCCGCCCCGGCCGTGGCGAGGTGAGCCGTAG
- a CDS encoding aromatic ring-hydroxylating oxygenase subunit alpha — MAEPNFLLQDIWYFALPGQELKPGTMRAKSLLDQPVLLGRTAAGEVFALRDICPHRGIPLSCGRFDGREVECRYHGWRFDQGGTCTAIPSLVAEQQMDVSRIKVRRYPVREVQGNVWIWMGEGEPAMEPPRVPHFADGRGANMVLSMEFPCFQDHAVIGLMDPAHGPYVHKSWFWRSERTMHEKAKAFGPAPFGFVMKRHRPSSNSAAYKILGGAPETEIRFQLPGIRIEHIQVGRHHVCNLTTVTPLGPMATEVTNQMYWTMGWASAAKPLLRPFAAKFLRQDRDVVVMQQQGLRHDPSLMLIKDADTQARWYYQLKNEWVRAREEGREFRNPVKDVTLRWRS; from the coding sequence GTGGCCGAGCCGAACTTCCTTCTCCAGGACATCTGGTACTTCGCCCTGCCCGGCCAGGAGCTGAAGCCGGGAACGATGCGGGCCAAGAGCCTGCTGGACCAGCCGGTGCTTCTGGGCCGCACTGCGGCGGGCGAGGTGTTCGCGCTGCGCGACATCTGCCCGCACCGGGGCATCCCGCTCTCCTGCGGCCGCTTCGACGGGCGCGAGGTGGAGTGCCGCTATCACGGCTGGCGCTTCGACCAGGGCGGAACCTGCACCGCCATCCCATCGCTGGTGGCGGAGCAGCAGATGGATGTCTCCCGCATCAAGGTGCGCCGCTATCCGGTGCGGGAGGTGCAGGGCAATGTCTGGATCTGGATGGGCGAGGGCGAGCCCGCGATGGAGCCGCCGCGGGTCCCGCACTTCGCCGACGGGCGGGGGGCGAACATGGTGCTGTCCATGGAGTTCCCCTGCTTCCAGGACCATGCGGTGATCGGGCTGATGGACCCGGCGCACGGCCCCTATGTGCACAAGAGCTGGTTCTGGCGCAGCGAGCGCACCATGCACGAGAAGGCGAAGGCGTTCGGGCCAGCGCCCTTCGGCTTCGTCATGAAGCGACACCGCCCCTCCTCCAACTCCGCCGCCTATAAGATCCTGGGCGGAGCGCCGGAGACGGAGATCCGGTTCCAGCTTCCCGGCATCCGGATCGAACACATCCAGGTCGGCAGGCACCATGTCTGCAACCTCACCACCGTGACACCGCTGGGGCCGATGGCGACGGAGGTGACGAACCAGATGTACTGGACCATGGGCTGGGCCAGCGCCGCCAAGCCCCTGCTCCGCCCCTTCGCCGCCAAGTTCCTGCGCCAGGACCGGGACGTGGTGGTGATGCAGCAGCAGGGGCTGCGCCACGACCCGTCGCTGATGCTGATCAAGGATGCCGACACCCAGGCCCGCTGGTACTACCAGCTCAAGAACGAGTGGGTCCGGGCCAGGGAGGAAGGGCGGGAGTTCCGCAATCCGGTCAAGGACGTCACGCTCCGCTGGCGGAGTTGA
- the folB gene encoding dihydroneopterin aldolase yields MQRTMNTLFARITDPAARLPGQPAPQPQPQPLAARPLTRLFVRDLVVPAVVGIYEHEKTTPQRLRVNLELGVLDRAADGRDAIGAVVSYEDALKRVAAIIAERHVNLLETLAETICRRMLEDGRVQTATVRLEKLDAFPECAAVGIEITRSRG; encoded by the coding sequence ATGCAGCGCACAATGAATACGCTCTTCGCCCGCATCACCGACCCGGCCGCCCGCCTGCCCGGCCAGCCGGCCCCGCAGCCGCAGCCGCAGCCTCTGGCCGCGCGCCCGCTGACCCGGCTGTTCGTCCGCGACCTGGTGGTGCCGGCGGTGGTGGGCATCTATGAGCATGAGAAGACCACGCCGCAGCGGCTGCGGGTCAATCTGGAGCTGGGCGTGCTGGACCGGGCCGCCGACGGGCGCGACGCCATCGGCGCCGTGGTCAGCTACGAGGACGCGCTGAAGCGGGTTGCCGCCATCATCGCCGAGCGGCATGTGAACCTGCTGGAGACGCTGGCGGAGACCATCTGCCGCCGCATGCTGGAGGATGGCCGGGTCCAGACCGCCACCGTCCGCCTGGAAAAGCTCGACGCCTTCCCCGAGTGCGCCGCCGTCGGCATCGAGATCACCCGCAGCCGCGGGTGA